The window AAGACAATAAATGTTTTGTTCTTAGAAAACAAAACGAGTGTTTTGAAGTAAGGGTAATTAAGGAATTTGGAAATAATATTAGGCAATAAGTAGGGTTTAGCATCATCTAATCTATATCTCCGATTAAgaaataatcaaaataaaaatgtgaaaataccttccataaatattataatcaaaacaatttatatttaaaatttatcctttattagaaagaaataataactaaatttgaaaatttatatttaaaaataaaataaaataaaaaacaattaaaaagaaagaagtagaagaaaaaggaaaaaaaagaaaaaaaaggaaaaagatttaGCATGCGGAAGCGCAATGTCCATTGTCCACCATTCCAGTTGTAGCCTGCCTTCTAGACCTCTACCCCTTCTTTCTTCTCCATATTCcccaatcttcttcttcttctctcaattgttatttgattttccATTAATGGACAGTGATAAATCAAAATTCTATTTCGGCCCTCCGATCAATCCCTCCTGTTCTTCCCTTCtcctcttcttcatcttcctcgcTATTCTCACCTTTCAAATCGCCACCAGAACTCCCCCTTTCCCCTTCTGGCTCCCACCCTCTGATTTCCAACTCCCCACCTGCTCCGCCTTTTTCCGCCCAGATGTTACGGCGGCGGTTGTCATGTCGATCACGGATTTCGGAGGAGTAGGGGACGGGAAGACTTCGAACACGGAAGCGTTTCGGAAGGCCATTCAGTACATGCGGCGGTTCGGCGACAAAGGCGGGTCTAAACTGACCGTCCCTAAGGGCAGTTGGGTCACGGGCAGCTTTAATCTCACCAGTAATTTTACTCTCTTTCTCCAACGTGGCGCTCTTATTTTGGCCTCCCAGGtcagccttttttttttcttttaccctAAACCCCCTAAAATTACTTATGGTTAAACTAAAAAGTTATAAGAAAATTAGATGGTAATTTTAAGCTTGTCTtttgtaatttgtttttttgttttaaatatttatcTGTTTAAGTCGTGgtgtttttttttactattggagaattttatttttatttttttaatgagtCCAGAAAGGACAAATTCTTTGTGATTTTGGTGAAGAAGAAAATGCCAAATGGGATTTCATAACTTAGCACAAAAGGTAAAATCAGAGTGATGGACTCTGGCGGTGTCACCTATGTTCTCTTCTTATTGCATTTTTAAACCTAAAAACATAGCAAGTGGGATCCACCAtcagaatatatatatatatatattcaatatttCCATCCAAATTgattaaattataatatataataaatatttttgcatgcaacaaaaatgtaatatgtgaacttatttatagtgaaaatgttaattgataataatattatttttgaaaggaaaaaaaaaaaacaataaaacaagTAAAGTTGTAAGTAACCAAAAAGTAAcgataataaataataataaagcagTAAAATTATGAGAGAAAAAAAGTTGTATATGCTAATGATTTATTGGCACCATGAATTATCATTTCATGCATTCATTAGTGCTTTTGAAGCTAATTTATATCAGTGTTTGGGATTCCCCATTTACAAAATTccttaggaaaaataaaataaaattaaagttgtGATTCCTTCCCCCAAGGTGTGTAAATGTAAACAGAGCTTTTATGATAACTggttgacttttttttttttttttgtgggtattatttgaaattgaataagctttggtTTAATCAATGAAATAAattatcaaattaaatttattaattatgaATTTATGATTCTTTGCTTTTAAAAATCATGGTGGCATGTTATTGTCAAAAGTTTAGTatgcatttttaaaatatttgtttgaatttttttttttaaaaaaatataggatcCAGGTGAGTGGCCCATTATAGAGCCACTTCCTTCTTATGGAAGAGGAAGAGAGAGATTGGGAGGAAGACACATCAGCCTTATTCATGGCAATGCCCTTTCAAATGTTGTAATTACAGGTACTTtcacttttctttaattttttgtttttggctCCATCTTCATTGCTAGGATTTTATATTCATCAGGATTCTTATCTTGGGTTTTGTAAAGTAATGGAATCAAAACTTTGATCATGACTAAGCAATTAGCTACGGAACCATGATaatgttaaaaattaaaaaagaaaaaaaaggatttAGGATCTAAGAATATTATTTCTCTTTCTCAAGATCCTgctttattttctattgtgTGTTTTTATGTTTGGGGTGGGAAGCATAAAAGGACTAAATCTTAGTATACCATTTCAAGTGTTTTTAAAAGTGAATTTGGCAATAAAGGAGTTTTTGTAAGGGCACTTGACCTTTTAGTACATTTTGGTTGTGGAAAAGATAGTTATAGTATTTTATGTCAAGTGGTCACTTGAGATGATGAAAGTTAGGTATTTCAATTTAAAGCATAAGATCTACATTCTAAAACTAACTCCGACTTAcccattttctttctttgattttcttgttttttaccCTAGCCAAATACCACTAGACCACTAATATGATCGCTTAATTAGTTAAAACATATATAACTTTAACCAAAACGTAGATATGAGTCAcattgttgaactaaaaaaaataaaagtagagcCAATTGATAAAAACTATGGAAAAAGAAGATCTACCTACCTCGAAAAAGTATCAAATGGGATCATATCTTTTGATCTACATTAGCTTTGTGTATTGAAACTGGAAATAGTGGGAACTCTTCTTCTCGTTTAGCTTTGATGGCACTCAGGTTCGAGAATGTTCTGTGTGTTGCTTTTTCAGGAGAGAATGGAACCATTGATGGGCAAGGCAAGATGTGGTGGGAGCTTTGGTGGAATAGAACATTAAATCACACAAGGGGCCATCTTGTGGAGCTCATCAACTCTCACAATATTCTCATCTCCAATCTCACCTTCAAAAATTCCCCCTTTTGGACAATTCATCCTGTCTATTGCAGGTTTCATTTTCAATTATCTATCTACTCTTTGCAATTATATACACTTGTGTTCGGTTCTTgaacttttctttaatttcagCAATGTTGTTATCAAAGACATGACGATCTTGGCTCCGCTCAATGCCCCGAACACAGACGGTATTGATCCAGGTATTTTGCTTCTTTCTAGGAGGAGGTATGAGAAATAAATGTAAAACAATGCTGGAATTATCTAAATTCCAAATGCATCTTTATTATGGTGTAGATTCTAGTACCAACGTTTGTATCGAGGACTGTTATATCGAAAGCGGAGATGATCTAGTAGCAGTGAAGAGTGGATGGGATCAATATGGAATCAACCTTGCACGCCCAAGCTCGAACATCGTCATAAGGCGAGTTTCTGGCACCACCCCTACCTGTTCTGGTGTCGGAATAGGAAGTGAGATGTCGGGTGGAATATCAAATATTACGATTGAGGATTTAAACGTCTGGGATTCGGCAGCTGGCATTCGAATCAAATCCGACCAAGGTAGAGGAGGATATATTGCAAATGTTAGTATAACTAACTTTGTAATGAACAGAGTGAAAATGGCTATAAGGTTTAGCAGGGGTTCAAATGACCATCCTGATGAACAATTTGATCCAAAGGCAGTTCCTAAAGTGAAGGGCATTTTCATTACCAATCTCATGAGCTTAAATTCAACAAAGGCTCCGGTTCTTGACGGGATTGCAGGCACATCATATGACGGTGTATGTATGAAAAATGTCACCATTCTTGGTCTCGCTCCCTCAGCAAAATGGCATTGTGCTTTTGTCTCAGGTTTTAGCACTTCAGTCTTTCCTATGCCATGTCCTCAGTTGCAGAACACCACATTTTCGCCGTTGTGCTCGTCGTTTTAAATGATACGAAGCCGTGCTTGGGCGATTCCTAGATAGGGCGTTGCTAGTCTAGACAGACATGAGTTGTACGGATGGTGATCAGTGCAagttttttatttaagaaaCCACACATAAATTTTTTGGTTGCCTTTCTTGGTTTCTTATGTTCAAATGAAACCAATTATCAACATTTTGGCAACTGACCCAACAATAGGATCCATTGTACAAAGTGAAGGatatttgtattattttaacatttgataattatttttatttatttattcggAAATAAGAAGAAAGTTAGATATCAATTGTGTATTGtatagtaaataaatatataaaattaaatggTGTTTTATAGTTTTGATCAAGTAACACATATtgcgaaaataaataaaaataaaaatggagtttattaataatatagttaaTTGGATAGAATTAGAAATAATTTAACGAAGACCGCTCAAACATAAATGGAAACATGAACAATTATGACTGTCATAAAG is drawn from Cucumis melo cultivar AY chromosome 11, USDA_Cmelo_AY_1.0, whole genome shotgun sequence and contains these coding sequences:
- the LOC103499630 gene encoding probable polygalacturonase, encoding MSIVHHSSCSLPSRPLPLLSSPYSPIFFFFSQLLFDFPLMDSDKSKFYFGPPINPSCSSLLLFFIFLAILTFQIATRTPPFPFWLPPSDFQLPTCSAFFRPDVTAAVVMSITDFGGVGDGKTSNTEAFRKAIQYMRRFGDKGGSKLTVPKGSWVTGSFNLTSNFTLFLQRGALILASQDPGEWPIIEPLPSYGRGRERLGGRHISLIHGNALSNVVITGENGTIDGQGKMWWELWWNRTLNHTRGHLVELINSHNILISNLTFKNSPFWTIHPVYCSNVVIKDMTILAPLNAPNTDGIDPDSSTNVCIEDCYIESGDDLVAVKSGWDQYGINLARPSSNIVIRRVSGTTPTCSGVGIGSEMSGGISNITIEDLNVWDSAAGIRIKSDQGRGGYIANVSITNFVMNRVKMAIRFSRGSNDHPDEQFDPKAVPKVKGIFITNLMSLNSTKAPVLDGIAGTSYDGVCMKNVTILGLAPSAKWHCAFVSGFSTSVFPMPCPQLQNTTFSPLCSSF